One Clavibacter zhangzhiyongii genomic region harbors:
- a CDS encoding nucleotidyltransferase family protein, with translation MSSGADAAGPVLGLDDDAFLEHVADALAAVPGVRGVALGGSRAQGVSRPDSDWDVAVYYRGSFDPDDLRALGWPGALSARRGWGRIFDGGGALHVDGRAVDIHYRDLDVIEVVHEEALAGRFTIERLLFHQAGLPSTILLAELGLNRALRGEVPRWEYPPALRASAPGIWWEHAALTLHYAREGHARRGRVAQCAGLLSEAACMTAHAMLAQRGEWATNEKRLLTRAGLRGIDAIIAGLGVEPAELLRGADAVQALLVDAVRREGIAVAS, from the coding sequence GTGAGCTCCGGCGCGGACGCCGCCGGCCCGGTCCTCGGGCTCGACGACGACGCGTTCCTCGAGCACGTGGCTGACGCGCTCGCCGCGGTCCCGGGCGTGCGGGGCGTGGCGCTCGGCGGATCCCGCGCGCAGGGCGTCTCCCGGCCCGACAGCGACTGGGACGTGGCGGTCTACTACCGCGGTTCCTTCGACCCCGACGACCTGCGCGCCCTCGGCTGGCCGGGCGCGCTCAGCGCCCGCCGCGGCTGGGGTCGGATCTTCGACGGCGGCGGCGCGCTGCACGTGGACGGCCGCGCGGTCGACATCCACTACCGCGACCTCGACGTCATCGAGGTCGTGCACGAGGAGGCGCTCGCCGGCCGGTTCACGATCGAGCGGCTGCTCTTCCATCAGGCGGGGCTGCCGAGCACGATCCTGCTGGCGGAGCTCGGCCTGAATCGCGCCCTCCGTGGGGAGGTGCCGCGATGGGAGTACCCGCCGGCGCTCCGAGCGTCAGCTCCGGGCATCTGGTGGGAGCACGCAGCGTTGACGCTGCACTACGCCCGCGAGGGCCACGCCCGTCGCGGCCGGGTCGCACAGTGCGCCGGCCTCCTGTCGGAGGCGGCGTGCATGACGGCGCACGCGATGCTCGCCCAACGCGGCGAGTGGGCCACCAACGAGAAGCGGTTGCTGACGCGCGCGGGGCTCCGCGGGATCGACGCCATCATCGCCGGGCTCGGCGTCGAGCCGGCCGAGCTCCTCCGCGGCGCCGATGCGGTCCAGGCGCTGTTGGTGGATGCGGTGCGTCGGGAGGGGATCGCGGTCGCGTCCTAA
- a CDS encoding ThiF family adenylyltransferase, with amino-acid sequence MGSSLPLVDREGTDPGGRGPGGHGSGRDAHERRERHSRHLALPGIGMGGQSRIDQARVLVIGAGGLGSPVLQYLAAAGIGTLGIVDDDAVDLSNLQRQTIHGTPDIGRPKTSSAADSVHRTDPGIEVVEHAERLTNDNALRILGGYDVVVDATDNFATRYLISDAAALVGVPCVWGSVYRFDAQVTVFWDAAPDGRGIDYRDVFPEPPADGAVLSCEEAGVFGAVCGTVGSLMATEVIKLVTGAGTPLLGRVVVLDALAGTSRTIGVKRAKGRQRVTALADYDLFCGVGAATDGTELDAEEVERILASDERVVLLDVREPDERLVDSIPGHVAVPVRIVTVDPGAVPGEVTDRVVVYCASGVRSRAAAAALREAGRDAVSLRGGIASWRSVAGRA; translated from the coding sequence ATGGGGTCGTCTCTGCCGCTCGTCGATCGGGAGGGCACCGACCCCGGAGGGCGGGGCCCGGGTGGTCATGGCTCCGGGCGGGATGCGCACGAGCGGCGCGAACGGCACTCCCGTCACCTCGCCCTTCCCGGCATCGGGATGGGGGGTCAGTCCCGCATCGACCAGGCCCGGGTGCTCGTGATCGGAGCGGGCGGGCTGGGCTCCCCGGTGCTGCAGTACTTGGCCGCAGCGGGGATCGGGACCCTCGGAATCGTAGACGACGATGCTGTGGACCTCTCCAACCTCCAGCGCCAGACCATCCACGGGACGCCGGACATCGGGCGGCCGAAGACCTCGTCAGCGGCGGATTCGGTGCACCGGACCGACCCCGGCATAGAGGTGGTCGAGCACGCCGAGCGGCTCACGAACGACAACGCGCTCCGGATCCTCGGCGGATACGACGTGGTCGTCGACGCCACCGACAACTTCGCCACGCGGTACCTCATCAGCGACGCGGCGGCCCTCGTCGGCGTCCCGTGCGTGTGGGGATCCGTGTACCGGTTCGACGCGCAGGTCACCGTCTTCTGGGACGCGGCGCCCGACGGCCGCGGCATCGACTACCGCGACGTGTTCCCCGAGCCGCCCGCCGACGGCGCCGTGCTCTCCTGCGAGGAGGCGGGCGTGTTCGGCGCGGTCTGCGGCACGGTCGGGTCGCTCATGGCGACCGAGGTCATCAAGCTCGTCACGGGCGCGGGCACGCCGCTCCTCGGCCGGGTGGTGGTGCTCGACGCGCTCGCCGGCACCAGCCGCACCATCGGCGTTAAGCGCGCGAAGGGCCGCCAGCGGGTCACGGCGCTCGCCGACTACGACCTGTTCTGCGGCGTGGGCGCGGCCACCGACGGCACCGAGCTCGACGCGGAGGAGGTGGAGCGGATCCTCGCCTCCGACGAGCGGGTCGTCCTCCTCGACGTGCGCGAGCCCGACGAGCGCCTCGTCGACTCCATCCCGGGCCACGTCGCGGTGCCGGTGCGCATCGTCACGGTGGATCCGGGCGCGGTGCCCGGCGAGGTCACCGACCGGGTCGTCGTCTACTGCGCGTCGGGCGTGCGCTCGCGGGCGGCCGCGGCGGCGCTCCGCGAGGCGGGGCGCGATGCGGTGAGCCTGCGCGGCGGGATCGCGTCATGGCGGAGCGTGGCGGGGCGGGCGTGA
- a CDS encoding glycosyltransferase family 39 protein — protein sequence MTDLRTDGGRGPASTGPSVRRPADGTRGGRPSGPLGRFHHRRWGDAWLIGLLGFLFALPLAGQPSVWYDEAATVVSATRDWDGLLRMLSTVDAVHGLYYALMHVWFDLVGYSPTSLRFPSAVFVGLAAAGVVLLTRTVSTRATGVVAGIVFVAIPRVAWMGTEGRSFALGTLIAVALTVVLVLAARRAGSPPRVQAAWWALYGLIAWFGASTFIYLALLVGAHGAVIMWSIASARVGRRTLRPMMVSLLGWGIASISAGLLSLPLVDVVTAQSGQVGWIKPIGPKTPGQVAFTQLFPENAAFAWVAWPLALLGLAMLVRRGIRLVRARRASTAEPAGEIAAFESAYLHAGWSPTLLQLAVVWLVVPTTLLVYASTLTSPLYSPRYLAYTAPAFAMLMAVGILALRWKPAVAVVTAGLVALSLVQVAHDRGTTRKADADWAGIARIVTGERAQEAAGTREAVIFGPVRRHPKATSRVVAYTYPDAFRGMDDILLRTPPGDTDGLWEEAYPLADRVDEVDDADVVWLVTSDKQDIRPEVAEALTPRGFAKADDWHVKNANVERYERVAAG from the coding sequence ATGACAGACCTCCGTACGGACGGCGGACGCGGACCCGCGTCGACCGGACCCAGCGTACGACGGCCCGCCGACGGGACCCGCGGCGGCCGCCCCTCCGGCCCCCTCGGCCGCTTCCACCACCGCCGCTGGGGCGACGCCTGGCTCATCGGCCTGCTCGGCTTCCTGTTCGCGCTCCCCCTCGCCGGCCAGCCGTCGGTCTGGTACGACGAGGCCGCCACGGTCGTGTCGGCCACCCGCGACTGGGACGGCCTCCTCCGCATGCTCAGCACGGTCGACGCGGTGCACGGCCTCTATTACGCCCTCATGCACGTGTGGTTCGACCTCGTGGGCTACTCGCCCACGTCGCTCCGCTTCCCGAGCGCCGTCTTCGTCGGGCTCGCGGCGGCGGGCGTGGTGCTCCTCACGCGCACCGTCTCCACGCGCGCCACCGGCGTCGTCGCGGGCATCGTGTTCGTCGCCATCCCCCGCGTCGCCTGGATGGGCACGGAGGGCCGCTCCTTCGCGCTCGGCACGCTCATCGCGGTCGCGCTCACCGTGGTGCTGGTGCTGGCGGCCCGGCGCGCGGGCTCGCCGCCCCGGGTGCAGGCCGCGTGGTGGGCGCTGTACGGCCTCATCGCGTGGTTCGGCGCGTCGACGTTCATCTACCTGGCGCTGCTGGTCGGGGCGCACGGCGCCGTGATCATGTGGTCGATCGCCTCCGCCCGCGTCGGCCGCCGCACGCTCCGGCCGATGATGGTGTCCCTGCTCGGCTGGGGCATCGCGTCCATCTCGGCGGGGCTCCTGTCCCTGCCGCTCGTGGACGTGGTCACCGCGCAGTCCGGGCAGGTCGGCTGGATCAAGCCCATCGGCCCGAAGACGCCCGGGCAGGTCGCCTTCACGCAGCTCTTCCCCGAGAACGCCGCGTTCGCCTGGGTCGCCTGGCCGCTGGCGCTCCTCGGCCTCGCGATGCTCGTGCGGCGCGGGATCCGCCTCGTGCGCGCCCGCCGGGCCTCCACCGCCGAGCCCGCGGGCGAGATCGCGGCCTTCGAGTCGGCGTACCTCCACGCCGGCTGGTCGCCGACGCTGCTCCAGCTCGCGGTCGTGTGGCTCGTCGTGCCCACCACGCTGCTCGTCTACGCGTCCACGCTCACGTCGCCGCTGTACTCGCCGCGGTACCTCGCGTACACGGCCCCCGCGTTCGCGATGCTGATGGCCGTGGGGATCCTCGCGCTGCGGTGGAAGCCCGCCGTCGCGGTCGTGACCGCCGGGCTCGTGGCCCTGTCGCTCGTGCAGGTCGCGCACGACCGCGGCACCACGCGCAAGGCGGACGCGGACTGGGCGGGCATCGCCCGCATCGTCACCGGGGAACGCGCCCAGGAGGCGGCCGGCACCCGGGAGGCGGTGATCTTCGGGCCGGTCCGCCGCCACCCGAAGGCCACCTCGCGCGTCGTCGCGTACACCTACCCGGACGCGTTCCGCGGCATGGACGACATCCTGCTGCGCACGCCGCCCGGCGACACCGACGGCCTCTGGGAGGAGGCGTACCCGCTCGCCGACCGGGTCGACGAGGTCGACGACGCGGACGTCGTGTGGCTCGTCACGAGCGACAAGCAGGACATCCGGCCCGAGGTCGCGGAGGCGCTCACCCCGCGCGGCTTCGCCAAGGCCGACGACTGGCACGTGAAGAACGCGAACGTCGAGCGCTACGAGCGGGTGGCCGCGGGCTGA
- a CDS encoding alpha/beta fold hydrolase, translating to MTTVHHRTVTIDGLEVFWREAGPADAPVLVLLHGYPSSSHMFRHLIPALAGRFRVIAPDLIGFGRSSAPSADGFDYSFAALADVAGRFLAAIGVSRYAIYVQDYGAPVGWRLALADPAAVTGVVTQNGNAYEEGFVPSFWDPIWADAAERTDATRDALRPALGRAAVEWQYTHGVPDPSVVDPDAWEHDLALLARPGQDDVQLALFRDYATNRELYPAVHAWLRESRVPLLAIWGGNDEIFAAAGAEAFRRDAPHARVELVDGGHFLLESHLDVVVRAIGEWQDAT from the coding sequence ATGACCACCGTCCACCACCGCACCGTCACGATCGACGGCCTCGAGGTCTTCTGGCGCGAGGCCGGGCCCGCCGACGCACCCGTGCTCGTGCTCCTGCACGGCTACCCGTCGAGCTCGCACATGTTCCGGCACCTGATCCCCGCGCTCGCGGGCCGCTTCCGGGTCATCGCGCCCGACCTCATCGGCTTCGGGCGCTCGTCCGCGCCGTCCGCCGACGGATTCGACTACTCGTTCGCCGCGCTCGCCGACGTGGCCGGCCGCTTCCTCGCCGCCATCGGGGTGTCCCGCTACGCGATCTACGTGCAGGACTACGGCGCCCCGGTGGGCTGGCGCCTCGCGCTCGCCGACCCCGCGGCCGTCACGGGCGTCGTCACGCAGAACGGCAACGCCTACGAGGAGGGCTTCGTCCCGTCCTTCTGGGATCCGATCTGGGCCGACGCCGCCGAGCGCACCGACGCGACGCGCGACGCCCTCCGCCCGGCCCTCGGCCGCGCGGCGGTCGAGTGGCAGTACACGCACGGCGTGCCGGATCCGTCGGTCGTGGATCCGGACGCGTGGGAGCACGACCTCGCGCTCCTCGCCCGCCCCGGCCAGGACGACGTGCAGCTCGCGCTCTTCCGCGACTACGCCACCAACCGGGAGCTGTACCCGGCGGTGCACGCGTGGCTGCGGGAGTCGCGCGTGCCGCTGCTCGCGATCTGGGGTGGGAACGACGAGATCTTCGCCGCGGCGGGAGCGGAGGCGTTCCGACGGGATGCGCCGCACGCGCGCGTCGAGCTGGTCGACGGCGGGCACTTCCTCCTCGAGTCGCACCTCGACGTCGTGGTCCGCGCGATCGGCGAGTGGCAGGACGCGACCTGA
- a CDS encoding CGNR zinc finger domain-containing protein, whose protein sequence is MDRDEELLLAVLNSAPVVDGRREDRLDGASGRQLARTWGGTGTAAELDRLRRARDAIQAVVRGGAAAPDALAVLADVVDGVARTPRVSADGVEWELSAPRDDRLPVEAVLAWSSVTARLPGRLRPCANDECELFLVDHSRPGTAKWCSMATCGNRMKARAHAQRTR, encoded by the coding sequence GTGGACCGCGACGAGGAGCTGCTGCTGGCGGTGCTGAACAGCGCGCCGGTGGTCGACGGCCGACGCGAGGACCGGCTCGACGGCGCCTCCGGGCGCCAGCTCGCCCGCACCTGGGGCGGCACCGGCACCGCCGCCGAGCTCGACCGCCTCCGCCGCGCCCGCGACGCGATCCAGGCCGTCGTGCGCGGAGGCGCCGCCGCCCCCGACGCCCTCGCCGTGCTCGCGGACGTCGTCGACGGCGTCGCGCGCACACCCCGCGTGAGCGCCGACGGCGTGGAATGGGAGCTGTCCGCACCCCGCGACGACCGGCTCCCGGTGGAGGCCGTGCTCGCCTGGTCGAGCGTCACTGCCCGGCTGCCCGGCCGCCTCCGCCCGTGCGCGAACGACGAGTGCGAGCTGTTCCTCGTCGACCACAGCCGCCCGGGCACCGCGAAGTGGTGCTCCATGGCGACGTGCGGCAACCGGATGAAGGCCCGCGCGCACGCCCAGCGCACGCGCTGA
- a CDS encoding DMT family transporter: MRTMLPRAVRPSRPEWALIGITAIWGGTFLAVHVAMEHSGPLFFVGLRFLAAGLISAVVFGRALRGMRRIDVGAGAAIGVMIFLGYGLQTYGLQSIPSSTSAFITALYVPLVPLLQWAAFRKRPSALALVGVALAFVGLLLVAGPQQGVALGAGELATLVSTLPIAAEIILIGLFAGRVDVGRVTVVQLLVAGALALACMPVAGEAIPGFSWVWLVAALALGASSCLIQVTMNWAQRSVSPTRATIIYAGEPVWAGVVGRVAGERLPALAILGAALIVAGTLVSELKPRAARAADASDEGRGAAVGEGPRTGA; encoded by the coding sequence ATGCGCACGATGCTGCCCCGCGCCGTCCGGCCGTCCCGGCCCGAGTGGGCCCTCATCGGCATCACGGCCATCTGGGGCGGGACCTTCCTCGCGGTGCACGTGGCGATGGAGCACAGCGGGCCGCTCTTCTTCGTGGGGCTCCGGTTCCTCGCCGCCGGGCTGATCAGCGCGGTCGTGTTCGGCCGGGCGCTGCGCGGGATGCGGCGGATCGACGTGGGGGCGGGCGCGGCCATCGGCGTGATGATCTTCCTCGGCTACGGGCTCCAGACCTACGGCCTGCAGTCGATCCCGAGCAGCACCTCCGCCTTCATCACCGCGCTGTACGTGCCGCTGGTGCCGCTCCTGCAGTGGGCGGCGTTCCGCAAGCGGCCGAGCGCCCTGGCGCTGGTCGGCGTCGCGCTCGCGTTCGTGGGGCTGCTGCTCGTGGCCGGTCCGCAGCAGGGGGTCGCGCTGGGCGCGGGGGAGCTGGCGACGCTCGTCAGCACCCTGCCCATCGCGGCGGAGATCATCCTCATCGGGCTGTTCGCGGGACGCGTCGACGTCGGCCGCGTGACCGTCGTGCAGCTCCTCGTGGCGGGCGCGCTCGCGCTCGCGTGCATGCCCGTGGCGGGCGAGGCGATCCCGGGGTTCTCGTGGGTGTGGCTCGTGGCGGCGCTCGCGCTCGGGGCGAGCAGCTGCCTCATCCAGGTCACGATGAACTGGGCGCAGCGCTCCGTCTCGCCCACGCGCGCGACGATCATCTACGCGGGCGAGCCGGTCTGGGCGGGCGTCGTCGGTCGCGTGGCGGGTGAGCGGCTGCCCGCGCTGGCGATCCTCGGCGCGGCGCTCATCGTCGCGGGGACGCTCGTCAGCGAGCTCAAGCCGCGGGCGGCGCGGGCGGCGGATGCGAGCGACGAGGGACGCGGGGCCGCGGTGGGCGAGGGGCCCCGCACCGGGGCCTGA
- a CDS encoding 4-(cytidine 5'-diphospho)-2-C-methyl-D-erythritol kinase, whose amino-acid sequence MTSAATASPVVHARAPGKINVSLTVGALQEDGYHEVATAYQAVSLYEDVWATKSDGFSVEFGGSIDTSHLTTGADNLAVRAARLLARSTGYRGGVHLRIEKDVPIAGGMGGGSADAAATLLACDALWGTERTRDQLLALGAELGADVPFALAGGTAIGTGRGDRLSPALAKGTFQWVLAIAEFGVSTPDVYGELDKHRERHAQDIFPARQMPQVDSGVLQALRAGDPHMLAEVLHNDLQAPALHLAPGLGEVLQLGEENGALAGIVSGSGPTVAFLAADLDSALELQIALSAARLTVIRATGPVHGARIITG is encoded by the coding sequence ATGACCTCCGCGGCCACCGCCTCCCCCGTGGTGCACGCGCGGGCCCCGGGCAAGATCAACGTCTCCCTCACGGTCGGCGCCCTCCAGGAGGACGGCTACCACGAGGTCGCCACGGCGTACCAGGCGGTGAGCCTGTACGAGGACGTGTGGGCCACGAAGTCCGACGGGTTCTCGGTCGAGTTCGGCGGATCCATCGACACGTCGCACCTCACCACCGGCGCCGACAACCTCGCCGTCCGCGCCGCCCGGCTCCTCGCCCGCAGCACCGGCTACCGCGGGGGCGTGCACCTGCGGATCGAGAAGGACGTGCCCATCGCGGGCGGCATGGGCGGCGGATCCGCGGACGCCGCGGCCACCCTCCTCGCCTGCGACGCGCTCTGGGGCACCGAGCGCACGCGCGACCAGCTGCTCGCCCTCGGCGCGGAGCTCGGCGCCGACGTGCCGTTCGCGCTGGCCGGCGGCACCGCCATCGGCACCGGCCGCGGCGACCGCCTCAGCCCCGCGCTCGCCAAGGGCACCTTCCAGTGGGTGCTCGCCATCGCCGAGTTCGGCGTCTCCACGCCCGACGTCTACGGCGAGCTCGACAAGCACCGCGAGCGCCACGCGCAGGACATCTTCCCGGCCCGGCAGATGCCGCAGGTCGACTCGGGCGTGCTCCAGGCGCTGCGCGCGGGGGATCCGCACATGCTCGCCGAGGTCCTCCACAACGACCTCCAGGCGCCCGCGCTGCACCTCGCGCCCGGCCTCGGCGAGGTGCTGCAGCTCGGCGAGGAGAACGGCGCACTCGCCGGCATCGTCTCCGGATCCGGCCCCACCGTCGCCTTCCTCGCCGCCGACCTCGACAGCGCGCTGGAGCTGCAGATCGCGCTGAGCGCCGCCCGCCTCACGGTCATCCGCGCCACCGGTCCCGTGCACGGCGCCCGCATCATCACCGGCTGA
- the rsmA gene encoding 16S rRNA (adenine(1518)-N(6)/adenine(1519)-N(6))-dimethyltransferase RsmA, producing the protein MSDEASTAPALAAGPAAPATLLGPAEIRDLAELLGVAPTKKLGQNFVIDANTVRRIVRVAGVEAGTRVVEVGPGLGSLTLGLLETGASVVAVEIDGRLAEQLPITVGLYQPDAELTVVHEDALRVAELPGDPTALVANLPYNVSVPVLLHLLEHFPSIRTGVVMVQAEVGHRIAAAPGSKVYGSPSVKAAWYGAWRTAGQVSRQVFWPVPNVDSVLVAFERHAEEYASEALRKRTFKIVDAAFQQRRKMLRQALAELLGGSEAASALLEAGGVAPTSRGEQLGVDDYLRVAHAWADRDADGVPPSLR; encoded by the coding sequence GTGAGCGACGAGGCGTCGACCGCGCCCGCACTCGCCGCCGGCCCCGCCGCCCCGGCCACGCTCCTCGGCCCCGCCGAGATCCGCGACCTCGCCGAGCTGCTCGGCGTCGCGCCCACCAAGAAGCTCGGCCAGAACTTCGTCATCGACGCGAACACCGTGCGCCGCATCGTCCGGGTCGCCGGCGTCGAGGCCGGCACGCGCGTGGTCGAGGTCGGGCCCGGGCTCGGATCCCTCACCCTCGGCCTCCTCGAGACCGGCGCGAGCGTCGTGGCCGTGGAGATCGACGGCCGGCTCGCCGAGCAGCTGCCCATCACGGTGGGCCTCTACCAGCCGGACGCCGAGCTCACGGTCGTGCACGAGGACGCGCTGCGCGTCGCCGAGCTGCCCGGCGATCCCACGGCGCTCGTCGCCAACCTCCCGTACAACGTCTCCGTCCCGGTGCTGCTGCACCTGCTCGAGCACTTCCCATCCATCCGCACGGGCGTGGTGATGGTGCAGGCCGAGGTCGGCCACCGCATCGCCGCGGCGCCGGGCTCGAAGGTCTACGGATCCCCGAGCGTCAAGGCCGCCTGGTACGGCGCGTGGCGGACCGCCGGGCAGGTCAGCCGCCAGGTGTTCTGGCCGGTTCCGAACGTCGACTCCGTGCTCGTCGCGTTCGAGCGGCACGCGGAGGAGTACGCGTCCGAGGCGCTGCGGAAGCGCACCTTCAAGATCGTCGACGCGGCCTTCCAGCAGCGCCGCAAGATGCTCCGCCAGGCGCTCGCCGAGCTGCTCGGCGGGAGCGAGGCGGCCTCCGCGCTGCTCGAGGCCGGAGGGGTCGCCCCCACTTCGCGGGGCGAGCAGCTGGGCGTCGACGACTACCTCCGCGTAGCGCATGCCTGGGCCGATCGGGACGCGGACGGAGTGCCTCCCAGCCTCCGCTAG
- a CDS encoding TatD family hydrolase, which yields MSDSNYVRQRDTSSAHGQTRDLTYPPLPEALTVPVYDNHTHLEIADGESPIDFTEHLDRASSVGVRGVIQVGGDLETSRWSAETAAHEPRMLAAVAIHPNEAPAYEEAGTLDDALAEIHELAGRPRVRAVGETGLDFFRTGEEGRAAQQRSFEEHIRIAKERGIALQIHDRDAHDEVVATLLRVGAPERTVFHCFSGDEDLARICAENGWYMSFSGTVTFKNAHDLREALAFAPRSLLLVETDAPFLTPVPFRGRPNAPYLIPHTLRAMAAHLGTDVSMLAAQISSNTELVYGRWDDEPVTSPSKDPAELDPAGRA from the coding sequence ATGTCCGATTCGAACTACGTGCGCCAGCGCGACACCTCCTCGGCCCACGGCCAGACGCGCGACCTCACGTACCCGCCGCTGCCCGAGGCGCTCACGGTCCCCGTCTACGACAACCACACGCACCTCGAGATCGCGGACGGCGAGTCGCCCATCGACTTCACCGAGCACCTCGACCGGGCGAGCTCGGTCGGCGTCCGCGGCGTGATCCAGGTCGGCGGCGACCTCGAGACCTCCCGCTGGTCGGCCGAGACCGCCGCGCACGAGCCGCGCATGCTCGCGGCCGTCGCGATCCACCCGAACGAGGCCCCGGCGTACGAGGAGGCGGGCACGCTCGACGACGCGCTGGCCGAGATCCACGAGCTGGCCGGACGCCCGCGCGTGCGCGCCGTCGGCGAGACCGGGCTCGACTTCTTCCGCACGGGGGAGGAGGGCCGCGCGGCCCAGCAGCGGTCGTTCGAGGAGCACATCCGCATCGCCAAGGAGCGCGGCATCGCCCTGCAGATCCACGACCGCGACGCGCACGACGAGGTCGTCGCGACCCTGCTGCGCGTTGGCGCCCCCGAGCGCACGGTCTTCCACTGCTTCTCGGGCGACGAGGACCTCGCCCGCATCTGCGCCGAGAACGGCTGGTACATGTCGTTCTCCGGCACGGTCACCTTCAAGAACGCGCACGACCTCCGCGAGGCGCTCGCCTTCGCGCCGCGCTCGCTCCTGCTCGTCGAGACGGACGCGCCGTTCCTCACGCCCGTGCCCTTCCGCGGCCGACCGAACGCGCCGTACCTCATCCCGCACACCCTCCGCGCGATGGCTGCCCACCTCGGCACCGACGTGTCGATGCTGGCCGCGCAGATCTCCTCCAACACCGAGCTGGTTTACGGGCGCTGGGACGACGAGCCCGTGACGTCGCCGTCGAAGGACCCCGCCGAGCTCGACCCGGCGGGTCGCGCGTGA
- the metG gene encoding methionine--tRNA ligase, whose product MSRGEPFYITTPIFYVNDVPHIGHAYTEVAADVLARWHRQRGDDTWFLTGTDEHGQKILRTATAHETTPQAWADRLVTESWQPLLKAVDISNDDFIRTTDARHEESVKVFLQRLHDAGFIYTGEYKGYYCVGCEEYKQPSDLLEGTGPFEGQLVCAIHSKPVELLEEKNYFFRMSDFGERLLAFYEERPDFIQPESARNEILSFVRRGLEDLSISRSSFDWGIPIPWDESHVVYVWFEALMNYVTAIGYGVDDEQFRRRWPATHLVGKDILRFHAVIWPAMLMALGEEPPRRVFGHGWLLVGGEKMSKSKLTGIVPQTITDTFGIDAFRYYFMRAFAFGQDGSFSWEDLSARYQAELANGFGNLSSRVIAMVGRYFEGRVPEAHQLTEADERVLSVARAAASTADDAIERLAIHEALAAVWTLVDELNGYITSQEPWALAKKDEDRARLETVLHTAVRGLGTLAVLLAPVLPGATAKLWTALGGTGTVGQQRIDLADEWTGSGVVTPLEAPLFPRIEQEPTTATA is encoded by the coding sequence ATGTCCCGCGGCGAGCCCTTCTACATCACCACGCCGATCTTCTACGTGAACGACGTCCCGCACATCGGGCACGCGTACACGGAGGTCGCCGCCGACGTCCTCGCCCGCTGGCACCGCCAGCGCGGCGACGACACCTGGTTCCTCACGGGCACCGACGAGCACGGGCAGAAGATCCTCCGCACCGCGACCGCCCACGAGACCACCCCGCAGGCGTGGGCCGACCGCCTCGTCACCGAGAGCTGGCAGCCGCTGCTGAAGGCCGTCGACATCTCCAACGACGACTTCATCCGCACCACCGACGCCCGCCACGAGGAGTCCGTCAAGGTCTTCCTGCAGCGCCTCCACGACGCCGGCTTCATCTACACGGGCGAGTACAAGGGCTACTACTGCGTCGGCTGCGAGGAGTACAAGCAGCCCTCCGACCTCCTCGAGGGCACGGGTCCGTTCGAGGGCCAGCTGGTCTGCGCCATCCACTCCAAGCCCGTCGAGCTGCTGGAGGAGAAGAACTACTTCTTCCGCATGAGCGACTTCGGCGAGCGGCTCCTCGCGTTCTACGAGGAGCGCCCCGACTTCATCCAGCCCGAGAGCGCGCGCAACGAGATCCTCTCCTTCGTGCGCCGGGGCCTCGAGGACCTCTCCATCTCGCGCTCCAGCTTCGACTGGGGCATCCCCATCCCGTGGGACGAGAGCCACGTCGTCTACGTGTGGTTCGAGGCGCTCATGAACTACGTCACGGCCATCGGCTACGGGGTCGACGACGAGCAGTTCCGGCGCCGCTGGCCCGCCACGCACCTCGTCGGCAAGGACATCCTCCGGTTCCACGCGGTCATCTGGCCCGCCATGCTCATGGCGCTCGGCGAGGAGCCGCCCCGCCGCGTCTTCGGCCACGGCTGGCTGCTCGTCGGCGGCGAGAAGATGTCGAAGTCGAAGCTCACGGGCATCGTGCCGCAGACCATCACCGACACCTTCGGCATCGACGCGTTCCGCTACTACTTCATGCGCGCGTTCGCCTTCGGCCAGGACGGCTCGTTCAGCTGGGAGGACCTCAGCGCCCGCTACCAGGCGGAGCTCGCCAACGGCTTCGGCAACCTCTCCTCCCGCGTGATCGCCATGGTCGGCCGCTACTTCGAGGGCCGCGTCCCGGAGGCGCACCAGCTCACCGAGGCCGACGAGCGCGTGCTCTCGGTCGCGCGCGCCGCCGCCTCCACCGCCGACGACGCCATCGAGCGGCTCGCGATCCACGAGGCGCTCGCCGCCGTGTGGACCCTGGTCGACGAGCTCAACGGCTACATCACGAGCCAGGAGCCGTGGGCCCTCGCCAAGAAGGACGAGGACCGCGCGCGCCTCGAGACCGTGCTGCACACCGCGGTGCGCGGCCTCGGCACGCTCGCCGTGCTGCTGGCGCCCGTGCTGCCCGGCGCCACCGCCAAGCTCTGGACCGCGCTCGGCGGCACCGGCACGGTCGGCCAGCAGCGCATCGACCTCGCCGACGAGTGGACCGGATCCGGCGTCGTCACCCCGCTCGAGGCGCCGCTGTTCCCGCGCATCGAGCAGGAGCCGACCACCGCCACCGCGTGA